The Elaeis guineensis isolate ETL-2024a chromosome 13, EG11, whole genome shotgun sequence genome includes a region encoding these proteins:
- the LOC140853371 gene encoding uncharacterized protein, with amino-acid sequence MASQTWCLLALLVTLMSTDGSHAARHLLDTPAPETAPAATPSLPSIPTIQSPPLPSMPTLPKPSLPPMPTMPAGSMPSLPQPAIPTGTLPPMPAIPLPTIPSIPKSIPPLSSIPITVPSIPGVQLPPIPFLSPPSSP; translated from the coding sequence ATGGCTTCTCAAACTTGGTGCCTCCTAGCTTTGCTTGTGACGTTGATGAGCACTGATGGAAGCCATGCAGCACGCCATCTTTTAGATACTCCGGCACCGGAGACTGCACCAGCTGCTACGCCGTCCCTGCCATCGATACCGACGATCCAATCGCCTCCTTTGCCATCCATGCCAACACTGCCAAAGCCATCTTTGCCTCCAATGCCGACCATGCCGGCCGGCTCGATGCCTTCTCTGCCTCAGCCTGCAATCCCTACTGGAACGTTGCCTCCGATGCCGGCTATCCCATTGCCCACCATTCCTTCCATTCCAAAGAGCATTCCTCCATTGTCTTCAATTCCAATCACCGTGCCGTCGATCCCTGGTGTCCAGCTACCACCCATCCCTTTCCTCTCTCCACCGTCGAGCCCGTGA
- the LOC140853451 gene encoding uncharacterized protein encodes MLLRVPPRLCSSALLLTVSRADGSLRPMSSSSPSPSPSPSPSPSPSPYTTLKERATCKREIKKSKFIAIAAPISDEHSAHSFLSEVQDPRATHNCWAYKLGDRYRHNDDGEPSGTAGKPIYSAIVSSGIDMVMVVVIRYFGGIELGTGGLVRAYAGVASECLKGAATCVVKPKAPIGMEIPFDLLGVVYNQLKHFEVEDIKQDYDTGKDGITMVTFKVEHDKIESLENAINSICSRKIEFYKH; translated from the exons ATGCTGCTGAGAGTGCCGCCTCGCCTCTGCTCCTCTGCGCTCCTCCTCACCGTCTCGAGAGCGGACGGAAGTCTTCGCCCGATGTCGTCGTCGTCGCCATCGCCATCGCCATCGCCATCGCCATCGCCGTCGCCGTCGCCGTACACCACGCTGAAAGAACGGGCGACCTGCAAGCgcgagataaagaagagcaagttTATCGCCATCGCCGCCCCCATCTCCGACGAGCACTCCGCCCACTCCTTCCTCTCTGAG GTCCAAGATCCTCGAGCTACTCATAATTGCTGGGCCTACAAG CTTGGAGATCGATATCGGCATAATGATGATGGAGAACCATCAGGTACAGCTGGAAAACCGATATATTCAGCCATTGTCTCTTCTGGAATTGATATGGTGATGGTGGTTGTGATCAG GTATTTTGGAGGTATAGAGCTGGGAACTGGAGGATTGGTCAGGGCCTACGCTGGTGTTGCTTCAGAATGCCTCAAAGGTGCTGCAACTTGTGTAGTGAAACCCAAA GCTCCAATTGGTATGGAGATTCCATTTGATTTGTTGGGTGTAGTGTATAATCAG CTGAAGCATTTTGAAGTTGAGGACATCAAGCAGGACTATGATACTGGTAAAGATGGTATCACTATGGTTACCTTTAAAGTAGAACATGACAAAATTGAGAGCCTGGAGAATGCAATTAACTCTATTTGTAGCCGAAAAATTGAGTTCTATAAACATTAA